The Pseudomonas fulva 12-X sequence GCAGGGCGACACGATTCCAGTCAACAAGCTCGACCAGCTGAACTTCAACCTGCGTGAGCCGTTGGGCGTGATTGGCATGATCACCCCGTGGAACTCGCCGCTCATGTTGTTGACCGGGACGCTCGCGCCGTGTCTCGCCATCGGCAACACCGTGGTCATCAAACCCTCGGAGCATGCCACTGCCTCTACCTTTGCTCTGGCCGAGTTGGTCATGCAGGCCGGCTTTCCAGCGGGCGTCGTCAACGTCGTCAGCGGTAATGGTGCAGTGACTGGTGAGGCGCTCACCATGCACAAAGGCGTGGATAAGTACGTCTTCACCGGAAGTACGGCAACGGGCAAGCGCATTGCTGCCAATGCCGCGCAACATCTGGCGCCCTGTCAGATGGAGCTTGGTGGCAAGTCGCCGCACGTGGTCTTCGGCGACGTGGATATCGAACGGGCGGTGAATGGCGTGGTGTCGGGGATCTTCGCCGCTGCCGGGCAGACCTGTGTTGCTGGCTCGCGTTGCTTCGTCGAGGCGCCTATCTACGATCAGTTCGTCGAAGCCCTGGTGGAGCGAACCAGGCGAATCGCCGTTGGCCATCCGATGGAGGAGTCTTCCGATATCGGTCCGCTGGCGCTGCGCTCTCAGTTGGAGAAGATCCAGAACTACGTGACCGGTGGGGTCAAGCAGGGCGCGCGAGTCGCGATCGGGGGCAAAAAGCCGAGCGACTCAGCGCTTGCGCAAGGCTGGTATTTCGAGCCGACCGTGCTGGCCGATGCCGACAACAGCATGTCATTCATGCGCGATGAACTCTTCGGCCCGGTCGTCGGCGTCATGCCGTTTTCGACCGAACAGGAAATGATCGAACTGGCCAACGACACCAGCTATGGCCTGGCATCCGGTATTTGGACGCAGAACATCGACCGCGCCATGCGTTTTGCAAATCAGGTCGATGCTGGAACCGTGTGGATCAACACCTATCGCTCAGCCGCGTACATGTCGGCCAACAACGGTTTCAAAGAGAGCGGGTACGGCCGTCGCGGTGGTTTCGATGTGATGCGCGAGTTCTCTCGCGCCAAGAACATCGTCATCGACTACTCGGGCGCTATGCAGGATCCGTTCGTTATTCGTCTGCGCTGATCAAAAAATACAGAGGACTGCAAAATGAAATTTGATGTAGCCATCAGTCTTGAGCGCTTCTCGCCCAAGACCGCTATGAGCGACGTGATCGCCAATATGCTGCAACTGGCCCGTCTTGTGGACGAGGGTGGCTTCGAGACCCTGTGGACTTCCGAACACCACACCCTGGAGTGCACCATCGCGCCCAACCCGTTCCAGATCCTGGTATGGCTGGGTCAGCACACCGAACGCGTTCGTCTTGGCACAGGCACCCTCGCTGCCGCGTACTGGAACCCGATTCGCCTGGCCGCTGAAGCTGCGCTTTGCGATCACCTGACCGGTGGCCGCCTGGAGTTCGGTATCGCGCGAGGTTCCTACCAGTACGAGTTCGACCGCATGCAGCCGGGCATCGATCAGCGTGAGGGCGTTGGGTACATGAAGGAGCTTCTGCCGATCGTTCAGAAGCTCTGGCAAGGTGACTACGCGCACGACGGCCACTACTGGAAATTCCCCAAGACGGCTGCCGTGCCCAAGCCCGTGCAGAAGAGCCCGCCGATCTGGGTCGCCGCTCGTGATCCGGGAACCTTTGACTGGGCTGTAAGCGTTGGCGCCAACATCATGTCTACGCCGCTGGCCATGCCCGTTGCCGAGGTGACTGCGCTGGGGGAGAAGTTCAAGACGGCGGTGGCCGATCATCCTGAGATGCCTCGTCCGAAGTTCATGATGCAGCGCCGCACCTGTGTGTACGCCAAGGAATCGGACTGGGAAGTGCCCGTGCGCTACAGCATCGATCACGGCCGATTCTTCGAGAACCTGATGCAGAACATTGGCACCGTGAATGATGGCTTCCCCGAGGCGGTACCGTTCGAGAGTGTGAAGGGCAAGGACAACTACAACCCCGAGAACATCAGCCGTAACCTGATGTTTGGCACGCCGGACCAAGTGATCGAGAAGCTGATGGCCTATGAGGCTGCCGGTGTTGATCAGTACTCCATTGGCCTGAATTTCAACCTGCCGTTCGAAATGCAGATGCAGACGCTGCGCCTGTTCATCGACGAGGTCATGCCGGTCTTCGCGGAGCGCGAGCGGCAGAAGCAGCGAGCACTGCAGGCATGAACACTGTCTCTCTGGATCGGCGGATGGACGTTGGCCGGGTGACGCTGAACTACCGCCTTGAGGGTTCGGGCAGCGAGCATCTGGTTTGTATCCACGGTGTTGGCTCCAGCCTGTTGGCCTGGGAAGGTGTGGTGGAGCGGTTGAAGGATCGCTTCACAATCCTGACCTTCGATCTTCGCGGGCATGGCAACTCCACGCTTCTGAAGGGCCGATACGAGATCGATGAAATA is a genomic window containing:
- a CDS encoding aldehyde dehydrogenase, with amino-acid sequence MQTTVRTTEGTRLKLFINGEYVAPNSGEYVDSFDPATGEVWYQFAQADSVDVDRAVQAARQAFVNPAWRRMTQTDRGKLVRRLAELIAENAEELALLECRDNGKLLREMRAQMKAMPDSYTYFAGMADKLQGDTIPVNKLDQLNFNLREPLGVIGMITPWNSPLMLLTGTLAPCLAIGNTVVIKPSEHATASTFALAELVMQAGFPAGVVNVVSGNGAVTGEALTMHKGVDKYVFTGSTATGKRIAANAAQHLAPCQMELGGKSPHVVFGDVDIERAVNGVVSGIFAAAGQTCVAGSRCFVEAPIYDQFVEALVERTRRIAVGHPMEESSDIGPLALRSQLEKIQNYVTGGVKQGARVAIGGKKPSDSALAQGWYFEPTVLADADNSMSFMRDELFGPVVGVMPFSTEQEMIELANDTSYGLASGIWTQNIDRAMRFANQVDAGTVWINTYRSAAYMSANNGFKESGYGRRGGFDVMREFSRAKNIVIDYSGAMQDPFVIRLR
- a CDS encoding LLM class flavin-dependent oxidoreductase, with the protein product MKFDVAISLERFSPKTAMSDVIANMLQLARLVDEGGFETLWTSEHHTLECTIAPNPFQILVWLGQHTERVRLGTGTLAAAYWNPIRLAAEAALCDHLTGGRLEFGIARGSYQYEFDRMQPGIDQREGVGYMKELLPIVQKLWQGDYAHDGHYWKFPKTAAVPKPVQKSPPIWVAARDPGTFDWAVSVGANIMSTPLAMPVAEVTALGEKFKTAVADHPEMPRPKFMMQRRTCVYAKESDWEVPVRYSIDHGRFFENLMQNIGTVNDGFPEAVPFESVKGKDNYNPENISRNLMFGTPDQVIEKLMAYEAAGVDQYSIGLNFNLPFEMQMQTLRLFIDEVMPVFAERERQKQRALQA